A section of the Chloroflexota bacterium genome encodes:
- a CDS encoding PTS sugar transporter subunit IIB: MAIVLVRIDDRLIHGQITTAWIADVGATRIVICSDEVANDPLQRTIVNITAPPRMPTEILTTEQTVQVAKSGVWDRERVFVLCKYPSDVLPLVRAGLDIKEINVGNVGGMTQHKGGPGKQIFKSIAVTEEDVQIFRELLQAGVKLEVRVVPRDHRVDLATLLEKV; the protein is encoded by the coding sequence TTGGCTATTGTATTGGTGCGTATAGATGATCGCCTAATCCATGGACAAATCACCACCGCTTGGATCGCCGATGTGGGAGCCACGCGCATCGTCATTTGCAGTGATGAAGTGGCGAATGATCCACTACAGCGGACAATCGTCAATATCACTGCGCCGCCGCGCATGCCCACTGAGATCCTCACAACCGAGCAGACCGTCCAAGTGGCAAAGTCAGGGGTTTGGGATAGGGAAAGGGTCTTTGTGCTCTGCAAATATCCCAGCGATGTCCTGCCTTTGGTGCGGGCTGGACTGGACATCAAGGAAATTAATGTTGGCAACGTGGGGGGCATGACCCAACACAAAGGCGGCCCAGGCAAACAGATCTTTAAGTCTATAGCGGTAACCGAAGAGGATGTGCAGATTTTTCGTGAATTGTTGCAAGCCGGGGTGAAATTGGAGGTCCGCGTCGTCCCTCGCGATCATCGAGTTGATTTGGCGACTTTGTTAGAAAAAGTATGA
- a CDS encoding PTS sugar transporter subunit IIA gives MIGIVIVAHGDLGKELLRSAELICGKQDRVVTLGLQANDAIEALPSRIAEAIKSLNDVDGVLVLVDLFGGSPCNAALRYLAESDVECISGVNLPMLLEILMQREGMEVRELATHAIRAGREGIQDMGTLLRQQLRK, from the coding sequence ATGATAGGCATTGTTATTGTCGCTCATGGCGATTTGGGAAAAGAATTGCTACGATCAGCCGAATTGATCTGTGGCAAACAGGATAGAGTGGTGACATTAGGGTTACAGGCTAATGATGCTATTGAAGCCTTGCCATCCAGGATAGCAGAGGCTATCAAAAGCCTGAACGATGTGGATGGAGTACTAGTGCTGGTGGACCTTTTTGGAGGCAGCCCTTGCAACGCTGCCCTACGGTACTTGGCGGAGAGCGACGTTGAATGTATCTCGGGTGTGAATTTGCCAATGTTGTTAGAGATACTGATGCAGCGCGAAGGTATGGAGGTAAGGGAACTGGCTACTCACGCCATACGGGCCGGCCGTGAGGGGATACAAGATATGGGAACTTTGCTGCGCCAGCAGTTGAGAAAATAG
- a CDS encoding DMT family transporter, which translates to MVCYTMINLLVRQATGQGERSIAVTLRALPTFFITLIVILMTQHRRAQLIPGSNGFLGWKSITAILVQALLIFSVGNSLHFESLKWGGVTITTPISSTSAIFGGLLAYLVLGEVFNWEMLVGMVVTTAGVFILMQGQARGIPVSEYWSRAVIFSLIEAFCAAVGGILLTYALRRGADVFVAMWLSTGMAITSMFVVLAAQGQLSLYWSSPPEVVRDLFFAGLINTLSVLAITQALALSPWAVVTSISRLGVVTGPLAAMFLLGEHINGLMAVGILLVLLGVVVVQWGQARGKQHLPEPPLGS; encoded by the coding sequence GTGGTATGCTATACCATGATCAACCTGTTAGTACGCCAGGCTACGGGACAGGGAGAGCGCTCTATCGCTGTTACGCTGCGGGCTCTGCCAACATTTTTCATAACTCTAATAGTGATACTGATGACGCAGCACCGCAGGGCCCAGCTAATTCCAGGGTCAAACGGGTTCTTGGGGTGGAAATCCATCACCGCTATCCTGGTACAGGCGCTGCTCATTTTTTCTGTGGGCAATTCGTTGCATTTCGAATCCCTCAAATGGGGAGGGGTAACCATTACCACACCCATTAGCTCGACCTCAGCCATCTTTGGGGGGCTGCTTGCCTACCTGGTGTTGGGAGAAGTGTTTAATTGGGAAATGCTCGTCGGCATGGTCGTGACTACGGCAGGGGTTTTTATACTCATGCAAGGCCAGGCAAGGGGCATACCAGTATCAGAATATTGGTCTCGTGCCGTGATCTTCTCTCTAATCGAAGCGTTCTGCGCCGCAGTCGGGGGTATATTGCTCACTTATGCTCTCCGGCGTGGAGCCGACGTCTTTGTGGCCATGTGGTTGAGTACAGGGATGGCTATAACATCTATGTTTGTTGTATTGGCCGCCCAAGGACAGTTATCTCTTTATTGGTCTTCACCACCAGAGGTGGTACGTGACCTCTTTTTTGCCGGGCTGATCAATACCCTGTCGGTACTGGCAATCACCCAGGCCTTGGCGCTCAGCCCTTGGGCGGTGGTTACCTCCATTAGTAGGTTGGGGGTAGTGACCGGCCCTCTAGCAGCAATGTTTTTGTTAGGAGAGCACATCAACGGACTCATGGCCGTGGGCATTCTGTTGGTGTTATTGGGGGTGGTAGTGGTCCAGTGGGGACAGGCTCGTGGGAAGCAACACTTGCCAGAGCCACCACTGGGGTCTTAA
- a CDS encoding aldehyde ferredoxin oxidoreductase family protein: MGLTGWIGKIGEVNLSTGNISSLQLDETLCGRYLGGAGLAARLLYDRLPPGTDPLSPNNIVAVMTGPVTGTPFPGVGRVSFCSRSPLTGVWGESSMGGYFGQALKAAGYDGLLIYGASEKPVYLKVTNDGITLHDASPLWGLDTYETERVLKKTHGQRSQIASIGPAGENLVHISGIHHRGSDTAARCGLGAVLGAKRLKALIAEGDGEVAVADPGSLAELRGALISSYKNDAWVHTLRTGGTAWGMGLALDLNDVPVKNWNVEAIEWREQGEKISGQAMENAGLVVGRTSCYRCPIACRRIVQVDESAWQVSKSAGPEYETVGSLGAMLMIDDPRVLCKANELCNRYGIDTISCGGTVAWAIEAYERGILSKEDTDGLELRWGDGQVLLELIERIAYRRGIGNILSYGSRAAAKQVGGGSEVFAIQVKGLELAMHHPRAMRGLEISYATGARGASHNEGGTVHDEVSLKERAALIARSVDRALINASAVFCHFTVGPLSDKRVAEVLTAVTGHNYVQDDIYQIGSRIWHLRRAFNMRHCGIGSEADTLPPRVVAQLPADTPFDDLLAAYYHARGLDIRGVPIRRTLENLGLKDVADDLRI, from the coding sequence ATGGGATTGACTGGTTGGATCGGGAAAATAGGGGAAGTCAACCTCTCCACAGGCAATATTAGTTCCTTGCAGTTAGATGAGACTTTGTGCGGTCGTTATCTCGGAGGGGCAGGACTGGCGGCTCGGCTGTTGTACGATCGTTTACCCCCGGGCACCGATCCATTATCGCCGAACAACATTGTGGCAGTGATGACCGGTCCAGTAACTGGGACACCTTTCCCTGGTGTTGGTAGGGTTAGTTTCTGCTCGCGTTCACCGCTTACAGGTGTATGGGGCGAGTCCAGTATGGGAGGCTATTTTGGCCAGGCTTTGAAGGCTGCGGGTTACGACGGTCTCCTTATATATGGAGCTTCGGAGAAACCGGTCTACCTCAAAGTTACCAACGACGGTATTACCCTGCACGATGCCTCCCCTCTTTGGGGACTTGATACCTATGAGACCGAGCGAGTGTTGAAGAAAACTCACGGGCAGCGCAGCCAGATAGCCAGCATTGGCCCCGCAGGCGAAAATCTGGTGCACATTTCTGGCATCCATCATCGTGGTAGCGATACTGCTGCGCGCTGCGGCTTAGGCGCAGTTCTGGGCGCCAAACGTCTGAAAGCCTTGATTGCTGAAGGCGATGGGGAGGTGGCAGTCGCTGACCCCGGGTCGCTAGCCGAATTGCGTGGGGCACTTATCTCCTCCTATAAAAATGACGCTTGGGTCCACACCTTGCGCACTGGCGGGACAGCCTGGGGGATGGGATTGGCACTGGATCTAAACGACGTGCCGGTAAAAAATTGGAATGTTGAGGCAATCGAGTGGCGGGAGCAGGGCGAAAAGATAAGCGGACAGGCTATGGAAAATGCTGGCCTAGTGGTGGGACGGACGAGTTGCTACCGCTGTCCTATCGCATGTAGGCGAATAGTGCAGGTGGACGAGTCCGCCTGGCAAGTGTCCAAGAGCGCTGGCCCTGAATACGAGACCGTGGGCTCTCTTGGTGCTATGCTGATGATTGACGATCCACGGGTGCTTTGCAAAGCGAATGAACTCTGTAATCGATATGGTATAGACACTATTTCGTGTGGCGGTACCGTTGCCTGGGCCATTGAGGCTTATGAGCGCGGCATTTTGAGCAAAGAAGATACGGATGGTCTAGAGTTGCGTTGGGGCGACGGACAAGTACTCCTGGAACTGATAGAGCGCATTGCTTATCGCCGGGGCATCGGCAACATTCTATCCTATGGCAGCCGCGCTGCGGCTAAGCAGGTTGGCGGGGGTAGTGAAGTTTTTGCTATACAGGTCAAGGGACTGGAACTCGCTATGCATCATCCCCGGGCTATGCGTGGCTTAGAGATCTCGTACGCCACCGGTGCTCGTGGGGCCTCGCATAACGAGGGCGGCACTGTACATGATGAGGTGAGTCTAAAGGAGCGGGCGGCGCTTATCGCCCGTTCGGTGGATAGGGCTTTGATCAACGCCTCTGCCGTTTTCTGTCACTTTACAGTGGGACCGCTTTCTGATAAGAGGGTAGCTGAGGTGCTCACTGCTGTTACCGGGCACAATTATGTGCAAGATGACATATATCAGATTGGCAGCCGAATCTGGCATCTCAGACGGGCTTTCAATATGCGCCATTGCGGCATCGGTAGTGAGGCCGACACCTTGCCGCCGCGTGTGGTTGCCCAGTTGCCTGCCGATACACCCTTCGACGATTTGTTAGCGGCGTATTACCACGCTCGTGGCCTCGACATCCGAGGCGTGCCTATCCGCCGGACCCTAGAGAATCTAGGCCTGAAAGACGTAGCCGATGATCTAAGAATATAG
- a CDS encoding GntR family transcriptional regulator gives MSLKPNGPVPLYLQLKTVIASRIAHGKLRPHDKLPSERELCKEFGISRMTVRQAINILAQEGLVYTQPGKGIFVAESNPRLELSFTLTGYSEETSPVRGTLSSSIINAKLIQATADLMVALGLTRAEELIVLERLRSVRGEPIAFQTVYIPHRLCPGFLNHDLLAKAPLEIVHDEYGLRPIRAEQVIKAGLSSAREMEYLQLPGVTPVLILERKTYLDSGEIIELSKSAYRADHFQLFLTLDLSRWSFQIERDGKQTLLEEIPKQSL, from the coding sequence ATGAGCCTAAAGCCAAATGGCCCGGTGCCCTTGTATCTGCAACTCAAAACTGTGATAGCATCGCGTATCGCCCACGGCAAACTCCGTCCCCATGATAAACTTCCCTCCGAACGGGAGTTATGCAAAGAGTTTGGCATCAGTCGCATGACGGTACGTCAGGCCATCAATATTCTTGCCCAGGAAGGCCTCGTGTACACGCAACCGGGCAAAGGGATTTTTGTCGCTGAATCAAATCCTAGATTGGAACTCTCTTTCACTCTCACGGGTTACAGTGAGGAGACAAGCCCAGTGCGTGGTACTCTCTCCTCCTCCATCATTAACGCGAAGTTGATACAGGCTACTGCTGATCTAATGGTGGCCCTTGGACTCACTCGTGCCGAAGAATTGATTGTACTCGAGCGATTACGCTCGGTGCGGGGGGAACCCATTGCTTTTCAAACCGTTTATATCCCCCACCGCCTATGCCCTGGCTTTCTGAACCATGACCTTCTTGCCAAAGCACCGCTGGAAATTGTCCACGATGAATACGGCTTGCGCCCCATAAGGGCGGAACAGGTCATCAAGGCCGGATTGAGCAGTGCACGAGAGATGGAATACCTGCAACTCCCTGGTGTTACACCTGTTCTAATCTTGGAGCGCAAGACTTACCTAGACAGCGGCGAGATAATCGAACTTTCCAAGAGTGCTTACCGTGCTGATCACTTCCAACTGTTTCTCACTTTGGACCTTTCGCGTTGGTCTTTTCAAATAGAGAGAGATGGCAAGCAAACACTCTTAGAAGAAATCCCGAAGCAGAGTCTATAA
- a CDS encoding uracil-DNA glycosylase yields MSALNDLYAEIAACQKCGLAKGRTHTVPGEGPKNATLMFIGEAPGFHEDRQGRPFVGAAGEFLEELLSSIGLRREEVYICNVIKCRPPNNRDPLFTEIEACRPYLDRQIELINPRVIITLGRFSMARFFPQSNISKIHGQPKKVGNRVIIPVYHPAAALHQSRYKADIERDFLKIPQIIQDLDAVDESTAQEKPEQLSLF; encoded by the coding sequence ATGTCTGCACTGAACGATTTATATGCAGAAATAGCGGCCTGCCAGAAATGCGGATTGGCTAAGGGGCGTACACACACGGTGCCCGGAGAGGGGCCGAAAAACGCCACGTTGATGTTCATCGGCGAGGCACCTGGCTTCCACGAAGATCGACAAGGGCGTCCGTTTGTTGGCGCCGCGGGGGAGTTCTTGGAAGAACTACTCTCCTCCATTGGGTTGCGCCGAGAAGAAGTGTATATCTGCAACGTTATCAAATGTCGGCCTCCCAACAACCGTGATCCTTTATTCACTGAGATCGAGGCATGTCGCCCCTATCTGGACCGACAAATCGAACTAATAAATCCACGGGTTATCATCACGCTGGGCCGCTTTTCCATGGCTAGATTTTTCCCCCAAAGCAACATTTCGAAAATCCACGGTCAGCCCAAGAAAGTTGGAAACAGGGTCATCATTCCTGTATATCACCCAGCCGCTGCCTTGCACCAATCACGCTATAAAGCAGATATCGAGCGCGATTTCCTTAAGATACCGCAGATCATCCAGGATTTAGATGCAGTGGATGAAAGCACCGCTCAGGAGAAACCAGAACAATTGAGCCTATTCTGA
- a CDS encoding ribonuclease J, with protein MHKDKVRIIPLGGVGQIGKNMTVIEYEDQLLVIDAGVMFPENEMLGVDIVIPDMTYVIERKDKVRAIILTHGHEDHIGALPYLVEHVKAPMYATRLTQGLAEVKLREHHVRDAEFHVVSPDDVLALKPFRIEFFHVSHSIPDGVGLAIRTPVGLIVHSGDFKFDHSPVDGRLTDFAKLADLGRRGTLVLLSDSTNAETPGYTPSEREIARTFDDIFNRAKGRVIVATFASNISRIQQVLDTARRYNRRVAVVGRSMVNNVRIAEELGYLKAPNGVLVNVEEVNRLPPRQAAVVCTGSQGEPTSALVRMSMNTFPAVNLVPGDTVVVSATPIPGNEELINRTLNNLFRLGANVYYDELLDVHVSGHASQEELKMMISLVRPRYFVPIHGEYRHLVLHAQLAEQVGISPDHIFILECGDVLEVSPDEAKITGRVSEEQVLVDGLGVGDVGRTVLEDRRILSRNGFIVAVVAIAKDSGRIVSGPEIISRGFVYIPEAEDLLAGAKALVEQAVAKGGGADAIGQRVREWLSKYAYEEIKRRPIVIPVVMEV; from the coding sequence TTGCATAAAGACAAGGTACGGATCATCCCCTTGGGTGGCGTAGGCCAGATCGGAAAGAACATGACGGTTATTGAATACGAGGACCAGTTGCTCGTCATAGACGCGGGGGTGATGTTCCCAGAAAATGAGATGCTCGGGGTGGACATCGTCATACCTGACATGACTTATGTTATAGAGCGCAAGGACAAGGTCCGGGCTATCATCCTCACCCATGGACACGAGGACCACATTGGCGCTTTGCCTTATCTCGTCGAACATGTGAAGGCCCCGATGTATGCCACACGATTGACTCAAGGGCTCGCGGAAGTGAAGTTGCGCGAACATCACGTGCGTGACGCGGAATTCCACGTGGTGAGCCCAGATGATGTACTGGCATTGAAACCTTTTCGCATCGAATTCTTTCACGTTAGTCACAGCATACCAGATGGCGTTGGATTAGCAATCCGCACCCCAGTGGGCCTGATTGTACACTCGGGCGACTTCAAATTCGACCATAGCCCGGTGGATGGCCGCTTAACCGATTTCGCCAAACTGGCAGACTTAGGGCGGCGAGGGACGCTCGTGTTGTTGTCGGATAGCACCAATGCTGAAACGCCCGGCTACACACCTTCTGAGCGAGAGATCGCAAGGACCTTTGACGACATCTTCAACCGAGCCAAGGGGCGCGTGATTGTTGCTACTTTTGCTTCTAACATTTCCCGCATACAACAGGTCTTGGATACAGCGCGAAGGTATAACCGGCGCGTTGCTGTGGTGGGCCGCAGCATGGTGAACAACGTTCGCATTGCAGAGGAATTGGGGTATCTAAAAGCGCCCAACGGTGTACTCGTAAACGTCGAGGAGGTCAACCGTTTGCCACCTCGTCAGGCGGCAGTAGTATGCACTGGGAGCCAGGGCGAGCCCACATCAGCGCTGGTGCGAATGTCAATGAACACCTTCCCAGCGGTCAACTTGGTGCCTGGGGATACTGTGGTAGTCTCAGCCACTCCAATCCCTGGCAACGAGGAATTGATCAACCGCACGCTGAACAATCTTTTCCGCCTCGGAGCAAATGTGTATTACGACGAGTTACTGGATGTGCATGTATCCGGCCATGCCAGCCAGGAAGAGCTCAAGATGATGATCAGTCTAGTGCGGCCGCGATACTTTGTTCCCATTCATGGCGAATACCGTCATTTGGTGTTACACGCGCAATTGGCTGAACAAGTGGGCATAAGCCCTGATCATATCTTTATCTTGGAGTGTGGTGATGTCTTAGAGGTCAGCCCCGACGAAGCGAAGATAACAGGCCGCGTCTCAGAAGAGCAGGTGTTAGTGGATGGCCTGGGGGTAGGGGATGTCGGCCGCACCGTGCTTGAAGACCGGCGGATATTATCAAGGAACGGCTTCATCGTGGCAGTTGTGGCTATAGCAAAGGATAGTGGGCGTATAGTATCGGGCCCCGAGATTATTTCGCGCGGCTTCGTTTACATACCCGAAGCGGAAGACCTGTTGGCGGGGGCCAAAGCGTTGGTCGAGCAGGCTGTGGCCAAGGGTGGGGGCGCCGATGCTATCGGCCAGCGCGTGAGAGAGTGGCTGTCCAAATATGCATATGAGGAAATTAAGCGCCGCCCTATTGTTATTCCAGTTGTGATGGAAGTGTAA
- a CDS encoding DNA translocase FtsK 4TM domain-containing protein: MARRKGKKPGLLDISPKIWAETAGIVLLAVAAVTILSLLSLTRGTLTERWLHLLEQSFGLGAYLVPFGAGALGFWLFLRGFERQPAIPKQRAFGVILLFVASLALIHLLSFPSDPAKLAAEGGGGGYLGWFVSETLVDAVGGIGASLVLLLLASTGVILCLGVSTLTVGVALRGAWAQLTNWWHLAQDRFSRASQPPRDDSVAARVARISERRAPEPGTEGVVTEARAVPPVTDETQESMRGLLFPRIIGGPPEWHLPAIEEIFEESVEHELSQAEIRFKVRVIEETLASFGVPAKVVEVNQGPTVTQFGVEPGFVERRDRQGKIQKVKVKVNRISALSKDLSLALAAAPIRIEAPVPGRSIIGIEVPNTDVSLVSLRSVIESEAFRKIDSKLRIALGQDVAGQPVAADLGQMPHLLIAGATGSGKSVCINSIIACLLAHNTPDDLRMIMIDPKMVELTNFNGIPHLLAPVVVEIERVVSMLKWATQEMDRRYRLFSRRGVRNIEMYNQVINDQGGEKLPYIVIFIDELADLMMVAPDEVERSVCRIAQLARATGIHLVMATQRPSVDVVTGLIKANFPSRISFAVTSQVDSRVVLDAPGAEKLLGRGDMLYMPSDSSKLLRLQGCFVSDTELERLVQFWRGFRTAPTIPEGTPLVQQPLWEEVVAREKELAETDELLDEAIKIVREQKRASISLLQRRLRIGYSRAARLIDIMEERGIIGPSEGGSQPREVLPPNTNHQWEDETHQETEYR, translated from the coding sequence GTGGCCAGAAGAAAAGGCAAGAAGCCGGGCTTGCTGGATATATCACCGAAAATATGGGCCGAGACTGCGGGTATCGTCTTGCTGGCCGTCGCCGCTGTCACCATTCTGAGCCTACTGTCTCTCACCCGAGGCACACTAACAGAAAGGTGGCTACATTTGCTCGAGCAGAGTTTCGGCTTGGGTGCGTATTTGGTTCCTTTTGGGGCCGGCGCGCTGGGCTTCTGGCTTTTTCTGCGCGGGTTTGAACGACAACCTGCGATACCCAAACAGCGAGCATTTGGTGTGATCCTGTTGTTTGTGGCTAGCCTGGCTTTGATCCATCTCCTATCGTTCCCCTCGGATCCTGCTAAATTAGCAGCGGAAGGCGGTGGTGGCGGCTACTTAGGTTGGTTCGTAAGTGAGACCTTGGTAGATGCGGTGGGAGGCATTGGCGCAAGCCTGGTCCTCCTCCTTCTCGCGAGCACGGGCGTGATCCTGTGTCTCGGTGTCTCCACTCTCACTGTGGGCGTCGCATTGAGGGGTGCCTGGGCTCAGTTGACGAATTGGTGGCATCTCGCTCAAGACAGGTTTTCCCGTGCATCCCAGCCACCCCGAGATGATAGCGTTGCTGCACGGGTAGCAAGAATCAGCGAAAGGAGAGCCCCTGAACCAGGCACAGAGGGCGTAGTGACCGAAGCCCGGGCTGTGCCTCCAGTGACCGATGAGACCCAGGAGAGCATGCGAGGGCTGCTCTTTCCCCGCATCATCGGCGGCCCCCCAGAATGGCATTTGCCTGCTATTGAGGAGATCTTCGAAGAAAGTGTTGAACACGAACTAAGCCAAGCGGAGATACGTTTCAAGGTCCGGGTTATCGAAGAAACGTTAGCCAGTTTCGGCGTACCCGCCAAGGTAGTAGAAGTCAACCAAGGGCCTACGGTGACTCAATTTGGGGTTGAGCCAGGCTTTGTGGAACGACGAGACCGCCAAGGGAAGATACAGAAAGTCAAGGTGAAGGTCAACCGCATCAGTGCTTTGTCTAAGGATTTATCGCTGGCATTGGCGGCTGCACCCATTCGTATCGAGGCGCCTGTCCCGGGCCGTTCTATAATCGGTATCGAAGTTCCGAACACGGATGTCTCATTGGTTTCTCTGCGGAGTGTGATAGAGTCCGAGGCCTTTCGGAAGATTGACTCCAAACTGCGTATCGCCCTTGGGCAGGATGTAGCCGGCCAGCCAGTGGCCGCCGATCTAGGCCAAATGCCCCACTTGCTGATCGCCGGGGCGACAGGGTCCGGGAAATCAGTTTGCATCAATTCTATCATCGCTTGCCTGCTCGCCCACAACACCCCCGACGACCTACGCATGATCATGATAGATCCCAAAATGGTCGAACTTACAAATTTCAACGGGATCCCTCATCTGTTAGCGCCTGTCGTGGTGGAAATCGAGCGGGTCGTCTCCATGCTCAAGTGGGCGACGCAAGAGATGGATCGGCGCTATAGACTCTTCTCGCGCCGCGGGGTTCGTAACATCGAGATGTACAATCAAGTGATCAACGATCAAGGCGGGGAGAAGTTGCCTTACATCGTCATTTTTATTGACGAGTTGGCTGATCTCATGATGGTAGCGCCCGATGAGGTAGAACGATCGGTGTGTCGCATCGCTCAACTGGCGCGAGCCACCGGCATCCACCTCGTTATGGCCACACAACGCCCCTCAGTGGATGTGGTCACAGGACTGATCAAGGCAAACTTTCCGTCGCGTATCAGTTTCGCGGTCACCTCACAGGTGGATTCGCGGGTTGTGCTCGATGCACCAGGCGCGGAGAAACTTCTGGGGCGGGGCGACATGCTCTACATGCCATCTGACTCCAGTAAACTGCTCCGTCTTCAGGGATGCTTCGTCTCTGATACCGAATTAGAGCGCTTGGTACAGTTCTGGAGAGGGTTCCGCACCGCTCCGACCATACCGGAAGGCACGCCTCTCGTTCAACAACCCTTGTGGGAAGAGGTCGTGGCCAGAGAGAAAGAACTCGCCGAGACCGACGAACTGTTGGATGAGGCAATCAAAATCGTTCGCGAGCAGAAGCGGGCTTCCATCTCCCTCCTGCAGCGCCGGTTGCGCATTGGCTACTCCCGGGCAGCGCGATTGATTGACATCATGGAGGAACGCGGCATCATCGGGCCATCGGAAGGGGGCAGCCAACCCAGGGAAGTACTGCCACCGAATACGAACCACCAGTGGGAAGATGAGACGCATCAGGAAACAGAGTACCGCTGA
- the rsmG gene encoding 16S rRNA (guanine(527)-N(7))-methyltransferase RsmG, with translation MELLEHSARALGLRLTRGHLTLFQTYYEELIAWNRKLKLTTITDYPDVQLKHFLDSLTCLLALPVDDGKAALPDTVPLSGRVCPLLCADVGSGAGFPGLPLKILRPELRMALVESSRKKAAFLSHVVQALGLQDVEVLPRRAEEVGQDIHHRERYDVTLARAVADLAVLAEYCLPLCRVGGRFIAQKGIEIAAEVANAETAVSTLGGRIKEVKEIHIEGLTPRTLVVIEKVAPCPAQYPRRPGIPEKRPLG, from the coding sequence ATGGAGTTATTAGAACACAGCGCCCGGGCACTGGGGTTGCGGCTAACCAGGGGACACTTGACGTTATTTCAGACTTATTATGAAGAACTTATAGCCTGGAACCGCAAACTGAAACTGACCACCATCACGGACTATCCAGATGTTCAACTAAAACACTTTCTGGACTCATTGACCTGCCTTTTGGCATTGCCAGTGGATGACGGCAAGGCTGCTTTGCCAGACACTGTCCCTTTAAGTGGACGCGTATGTCCCCTCCTCTGTGCGGATGTGGGCAGCGGTGCAGGATTCCCAGGCCTTCCGCTGAAAATATTGCGGCCCGAACTGCGTATGGCATTAGTTGAATCTTCGCGTAAGAAAGCGGCGTTCTTGAGCCACGTGGTGCAGGCATTAGGGTTGCAGGATGTAGAGGTATTGCCGCGGCGGGCAGAAGAAGTGGGCCAGGATATCCATCATCGCGAGCGCTATGATGTGACACTGGCACGTGCCGTGGCGGATTTGGCTGTGCTCGCAGAGTATTGCCTACCTCTATGTCGCGTGGGTGGGCGTTTCATAGCGCAAAAAGGGATCGAGATCGCCGCTGAAGTCGCCAATGCCGAAACAGCGGTTTCCACATTGGGAGGCCGAATCAAAGAGGTGAAAGAAATTCACATCGAAGGGTTGACCCCACGCACTTTAGTGGTAATAGAAAAAGTCGCGCCCTGTCCAGCCCAGTACCCTCGACGCCCAGGGATACCAGAAAAACGGCCTCTTGGTTAG